The following are from one region of the Sandaracinus amylolyticus genome:
- a CDS encoding NAD+ synthase, producing MKPLRIALCQLDYAIADLDGNLAAIVDAARRAKEGGAKVAFFSELAITAYGPRDLLERPSFIDAVERACETLARALPPDLVCLVGAPTRATGGIGRDLHNSVLVMRDGRIAQVIHKQLLPTYDVFDEDRWFEAGTSDPIVDVGGVKLGITICEDAWNDVTVMRGRRYQGNPVDAVVRAGADVIVNLAGSPFTLTKRAGRSAMLAAIAEKHARPVVMVNQVGGHDDLIFDGCSLVLGPDGATWARAAAFAPDVLVCDVAPGGPQRAWPETDEAAALDALALGVRDYAARCGMKSAILGLSGGIDSALVAAIAVRALGPDRVLGVAMPSRYSSEHSIADARALATNLGMRFEVVPIEPIFAPYDDLLRAPLAALGPTPADDVTFENVQARLRMTILMALANRAGAMLLNTGNKSEVACGYCTLYGDMAGGLAVISDLYKTFVYRVSREVNRQAGREIIPESTLTKPPSAELRPDQTDQDTLPPYDVLDAILAQLVEGQRSTREVVEAGFDPAVVARVARMIKIAEFKRRQMPPGLIVTKKAFGPGRRIPIAQRWAY from the coding sequence GTGAAGCCGCTCCGCATCGCGCTCTGTCAGCTCGACTACGCGATCGCCGATCTCGACGGGAACCTCGCCGCGATCGTCGATGCCGCGCGGCGCGCGAAGGAGGGCGGGGCGAAGGTCGCGTTCTTCTCGGAGCTCGCGATCACCGCGTACGGCCCGCGCGATCTGCTGGAGCGACCGTCGTTCATCGACGCGGTCGAGCGCGCCTGCGAGACGCTCGCGCGCGCGCTCCCGCCCGATCTCGTCTGCCTCGTCGGCGCGCCGACGCGCGCGACCGGCGGCATCGGCCGCGATCTGCACAACTCCGTGCTCGTGATGCGCGACGGGCGCATCGCGCAGGTGATCCACAAGCAGCTCCTGCCGACGTACGACGTGTTCGACGAGGACCGCTGGTTCGAGGCGGGCACGAGCGATCCGATCGTCGACGTCGGCGGCGTGAAGCTCGGCATCACGATCTGCGAGGACGCGTGGAACGACGTGACCGTGATGCGCGGCCGTCGCTACCAGGGCAATCCGGTTGACGCCGTGGTGCGCGCGGGCGCGGACGTGATCGTCAACCTCGCAGGCTCGCCGTTCACGCTGACCAAGCGCGCGGGACGCTCCGCGATGCTCGCCGCGATCGCGGAGAAGCACGCGCGCCCGGTCGTGATGGTCAACCAGGTCGGTGGCCACGACGATCTGATCTTCGACGGATGCTCGCTCGTGCTCGGGCCCGACGGCGCCACGTGGGCGCGCGCGGCCGCGTTCGCGCCCGACGTGCTGGTGTGCGACGTCGCGCCGGGCGGACCGCAGCGCGCGTGGCCAGAGACCGACGAGGCCGCGGCGCTCGACGCGCTCGCGCTCGGCGTGCGCGACTACGCCGCGCGATGCGGCATGAAGAGCGCGATCCTGGGCTTGTCGGGCGGCATCGACAGCGCGCTCGTCGCGGCGATCGCGGTGCGTGCGCTCGGTCCCGATCGCGTACTCGGCGTCGCGATGCCGAGCCGCTACTCGAGCGAGCACTCGATCGCCGATGCACGTGCGCTCGCGACGAACCTCGGGATGCGCTTCGAGGTCGTGCCGATCGAGCCGATCTTCGCGCCCTACGACGATCTGCTGCGCGCGCCGCTCGCCGCGTTGGGCCCCACGCCTGCCGACGACGTGACGTTCGAGAACGTGCAGGCGCGCCTGCGCATGACGATCCTCATGGCGCTCGCGAATCGCGCGGGCGCGATGCTGCTCAACACCGGCAACAAGAGCGAGGTCGCGTGCGGCTACTGCACGCTCTACGGCGACATGGCCGGGGGCCTCGCAGTGATCAGCGACCTGTACAAGACGTTCGTCTATCGCGTGTCGCGCGAGGTGAATCGTCAGGCGGGTCGCGAGATCATCCCCGAGAGCACGTTGACGAAGCCGCCGAGCGCGGAGCTGCGTCCCGACCAGACCGATCAGGACACGCTGCCGCCCTACGACGTGCTCGACGCGATCCTCGCGCAGCTGGTCGAAGGCCAGCGCTCGACGCGCGAGGTCGTCGAGGCCGGCTTCGATCCGGCGGTGGTCGCGAGGGTCGCGCGCATGATCAAGATCGCGGAGTTCAAGCGCCGGCAGATGCCGCCGGGGCTCATCGTGACGAAGAAGGCGTTCGGGCCGGGACGTCGGATCCCGATCGCGCAGCGCTGGGCGTACTGA
- a CDS encoding hotdog fold domain-containing protein: MTSSTGGWAAQIGSVLRPDIERRGNLIRTAWDRLSNVPGGTRLFSRFVGRAAPYTGSIHAHVVELREGYAKVELRDRKPVRNHLDCVHAIALANLAELCGNVAVAYALPDDARFIVAGMSLEYVKKARGTITAESRPPRIASSEKREYAVEVEMRDAKGEVVTRATLRTLVGPKREPNGNGRAS; encoded by the coding sequence ATGACGTCCTCCACCGGCGGCTGGGCCGCGCAGATCGGCTCCGTCCTCCGCCCCGACATCGAGCGCCGCGGCAACCTCATCCGCACCGCGTGGGATCGCCTCAGCAACGTCCCCGGCGGCACCCGTCTCTTCTCGCGCTTCGTCGGCCGCGCCGCGCCCTACACCGGCTCGATCCACGCGCACGTCGTCGAGCTCCGCGAGGGCTACGCGAAGGTCGAGCTCCGCGACCGCAAGCCGGTGCGGAACCACCTCGACTGCGTGCACGCCATCGCACTCGCCAACCTCGCCGAGCTCTGCGGCAACGTGGCGGTCGCGTACGCACTGCCCGACGACGCGCGCTTCATCGTCGCCGGCATGTCGCTCGAGTACGTCAAGAAGGCGCGCGGCACGATCACCGCCGAGAGCCGCCCGCCGCGCATTGCTTCCAGCGAGAAGCGCGAGTACGCGGTCGAGGTCGAGATGCGCGACGCCAAGGGCGAGGTCGTCACGCGCGCCACGCTGCGCACGCTCGTCGGTCCCAAGCGCGAGCCGAACGGGAACGGACGCGCTTCGTGA